aaaaaaaagaGTCAACTGAAGAAAACAAGCAAGACACCACAATAGTGTGCATCAGTCTGTATAGATCAGTAGCATCTGTGTAAAAtcatatattgggcttccctggtcactcagtggtaaagaatcctgccaatgcaggagacccaggttccacccctgggtcaggaagatcccctggagaaggaacgaggcaaccactccagtatcgttgcctgggtaatcccatggacggaggagcctagagggctacagtccatggagtctcaaagagttggacacgacttagtgactaaacaacaacaaaaatcacataCTGGCAGACTGACAGAGTCGAAGCAGGTGAATGATGATATATATGCAGAAGCTGCTATACATGTGTTATTATCTCTAAAATTTGTATAGGTTCCTAATATTTCTGAAAGTTTTATCTGCCTCAGAAAGGAATTTCTGAAATAACATTCTAATTCTTAGTAAAAATAGCCCTCAGGAATCCTCAAATATTCTTGACAACAGAAGATTACATTCCTACTGAACCTAAGAAGCAGTGGATCTGCTTAGAGAAGGAGTAAGGTAAAGGACTTCTCTAGAGAAAAAACTTAAGAAAAGTCTTCTGTGCTCACCTGGAAGAGGGGTACTACTTGGGATATCCCATGTGGTTCCACTGGATCCTTCAATAAAATGCAGAGGTAGTAAATCACCTTCTgctgtaagaaaaataaaccaaataggAGAGATCTAGGTGAAACTTCgttttctttctcaaaactttTCATAAATGAAATAACACTTGATAGCTTCTGAACTGAGAGAGAGGTATATTCTCATTCTttagaggaaaaaagacaaaacaacaacaaccagagaTGATTCTGAAGCTGGGCTAGACAATAAAGTTGAAATGCTAACTCCCTACCCATGAAAACCTACTGCATCTCTTTAACAATAAAGGGTGTTGTTTTCAATACAAGTTTACTTTTATGGTTTAAAGACATGccagccaaaaagaaaacactCTTAAGTACTAGTACACGGAGCCTTCAAGTTTAATTCGTGACATCACTGACTTTAGGTATTAAGACTCAGTTTAGATCCAGACACACCCCATGGGCTGCCTCCTCTAGGGAGGCCTGTAACATTTACCACTTTAAATACTTACCATGTAAATAGCCTCATTAATGATGACATCTTTCACCTTGCCCATCTCAATGAAGGTGGTGCTTTCTTTGCCTGAGGCATAGGATGAGGTCATCTGGATGCCCAGGGAATCAATGATTAACAGAGTCTCGTGATCAATCTTTACAAAATGGAGATAACCAAGCAGGCCTAAGAGAGTGATGAAGATGGCAGCAGAGAGGATCATGCTGTTCTGAAGAGAAAGCCAGACACAGGCGGTAAGGTTAACAAGTGTTTCTCTGCTGGTTAATAAGTCAACTCAGACAATGTGGAAAAAAACCTTTGTTTTCCTGTGAGGTGAATGACTAGGAAGAACGTGCATGAAGGAAGAGGAAACTACTTTTATTTGGGCTCTGCAGTGCTAGGGAAGCATATGATAAGACACATCCAGACAACAAATGGACAGGTCTGGGGAAGAGACCCTCCCTCAGCAGGATATCCATCACACTACTTTCTGAGATTTTTCTTCGAAAATTGCAACTTAAGGACTCAGATTTTTTCTTCTCACCTTTCATCAGTAAAATATGTAGCAAAATCTCAGATTGAACAGTAATAAAATGCTTAGCACGGTGCAGCAGATAATACTCAACAGCCACTCCTGCTTCTTAATACTCCCGCCAACAACTGGTTCAGAAATGGGCCAATGACACAACTCTAGCCAATGACATATAAGGGGAAGTCTGCTGGAGGGCTTTCTAGAAAACTAAGTCCATCTCAAGAAAGAGATCTAAGGAAGAGAAGGCCCCTTAATCCTGAAGTTTTGATGCCCAGAACTACATGGCCTCTGCTGTGTAGAAAGCTAGGTTAAGGACAGGTAAAGGCTAGAAGATTGGTAAGATAAAAAAACCTAAATCAACTGAGCTTCTTATGCCCTCTGATTTTGTTAAATAATAAAGATCTTACTATTCAGGGCCCTTTTGGTTGCTTTGGGTTATGACCGACTGATGTGTTAAGGCTGACTGACTAGCTGAAATGACTAAGAACTGTGTTAAGGGCCCCcaaaatggtattatttctttgATTCTAAGACACATTTACAaccttttaacatttctgaagTTGACGCGTGTTTTTCTATCAAGgtatgtttgttttccttttttttttttcccccaaaaggcTATTTAGAAGGAAGgcacaaggaaaaaaatcattggtgacctataatcacaagggattcaCTAATTTATGGCTGTCattccttgagggcaggaggtgttTTACTTATCTTTGTTACTGAAAAGATACCCTCTTTGAGCTAACTCTTGTCAGACTCTGTTGAACAACGCAGGCCTTGTTGGCCAAGTTGTAGCAAGACTCTTGCTAAGTGAGTTTAGAGAAGACGCTCACCTTGGTTATCTGATCACCCtggcctgccttcagcaagaatcctgtcAAATCAATTTAGCCAGAATCCCCCATTTACTCACGTTTCCTTTCAGTAATTTTGCATCCATTGACCACTGACCCTGCTCTTTGGCTATAAATTTCTACTGGTCCCTGCTGTATTCAGAATTGAACCCAACCTTCAATACTGAGGTCTCTCTTCTCCCATTGCAATAGTTTCTGAATGAAATCTGTTTTTATTGCTTTAACTACTGACCAGCTCTGGTACTTCTTTCTACATAACACATAGTTAAGAGTTAGATAAGAAGTCTAGAAACTATTTGGACCTGTGATCTGCTTTTGTCTGGTCCACATTAAGCTAAGACTgtttttgtgggggttttttttaacattttttgaagggttgataaagaaaatgaaacaagaataTGAGACAGagacctgcaaagcctaaaatatttactatttggcctTTTCAAGAAAACGTTTGCTGACCTCTGCACTAGATAATTATTTATTAGTTAACAAATGGAGGATGGAGAAATCTATGTGCTGGGTCTTGATGGGCCCAGAAATACTTACATTGAGTTAATTAAATGTCTAGTACCTAGTACAGTTTCTTGTATATAGTGTGAACTGAATAAGCATTATGGaagaatggagagagagaaactttAGTTCTGGCCCTTACAGACTTATTAGAGGcaagattaaaatatataaaatatttttggagaaTACTATAATGTAGAAGTGACTAAAACAGGattaacagagaaagagaaaaagcaagaaagagagagtTTAATTAAAGCACAAAGGAATATCCTATGAAGACTTCTAAGGAAGCAGGATTTAACTGGTGCTGAGGAGGTGGTGATTATTGACAGATATACTTAGCTGAGAAAAGGACAAGGGAAGAACATTCTAGGTTGGAATAAGTAAGGTAAAAACCTAGAATTTTAATAGAACTGTGAATTCAAAAactgggaggaaagaaggaatgaagaacaGTATATACTTAGgggattttaatattatttttaaattttttattttattttggagtatagttgatttataatgtgttagtttcaggtatatagcagagtgattcatttatacatattcatatatcttcacattttgaaattcttttcctattgaggttattacaaaatattaagtagagttccctgtactacacagtaggtccttgttagttacctattttaaatacagtagtgtgtatatatcaatcccaaacttccaatttatccctcctcctttctttcccctatggtaaccataagtttgttttctaagtctgtgagtctattttgtaggtaagttcatttgctTACTTAGGGGAGTCTGACCCATATCAGCTTTCCTATAATCACTGCCCAAAACTTTATTACCCCTACattttttatacttaatttttctttctgaaattctaACAATTCAATATTGGTTTGGATTGAAGTAAAGCCACATGTTTTAATGAATTCCTCCAACAGATTTCTTCTTATCTTAGCTGAGATTCATTACTCTGATTAATAGTTTTGAATAGgaggaaaaatagaaattctggtACTCAGAGCCCTTAAGAAGTGCTGCACTGGAGTTTAAAGGAAGGTAAGGTTActtttggttcagtcactcagtcatgtccgactcttggcgaccccatgaaccgcagcacgccaggcctccctgtccatcaccaactcccggagcccacccaaactcatgttcattgagtcggtgatgccacccaaccatctcatcctctgtcgtccccttctcctgccctcaatctttcccagcatcagggtcttttcaaatgagtcagctcttcgcatcaggtggccaaagtattggagtttcagcttcagcttagCCCTGGACATTGATGAGGGTAAGTAGGATATACAAGGATGAGAGAGATAAGTACAAAAGGGAGCTGGTGTAAAACAAACCTcctatttaaaaattctgctaAGCAAGCCATCGGACAACCTTGGGTTTGAAGCCCCGGTAAGCCATTTACTAGTTTTATCACTTCAGATAAGTTACTACTCtttttgagtctcagttttcttctaaGGCTGAAATGAGGCATTCAGTAAAGCAGCTGGCACTCAGAgggcatttaataaatatctgttccCTCCTCCTCACATGACTATGTGGACAGAACTCAGGCTAGTACTGAAATTCAactgtattatatattaaaatttttagggggcaggaggaagaaCTGTCCTGGCATTTCAACCAGTTCAACTGACTTATGAACTTTTAGATACAACTGATAGAAATTAGGGTCTTAATTTTGCATGTATCTATACTAAATTACCATGCTCTGAAATATGCTCCAGTGGCTTTTTCAAAAAGCtaatgggggacttccctggtggtccagtggttaagaatccagcttgcaGTGCAGTGGAggggggttggatccctgatggGTGAACTAGGATCCTACAGGCCATGGAGCAATTACAATAAGCAGGCAGCTCCAACTACCTGCCacatccaaaatttaaaaaaaaaaaaaaattcatttttttttttttaagaaaaactaataGATGCAGTATTGAAAACAATACCCAAAGTACAGAAATAAATAGCCTTGCTGTACTTGGCTCTGGTCAGATCACTCCTGGAATAAAAATATGCCACTCAGGACACTACATATGAGactaagttaaaaatgaaaacgGCGATTAGGATGAGTCCTTTTATTTGAGAGTTGTCACAATGCTCCTACATACGAACCTCACAATGCCATGACGCTGGCATAGCAGGTATCAATTCCATTTTAGAGGTGTGAAAACGAAACCTGAGAAAACACTGGTGGGAATGAATCTGGAAATTAAGCACAGAAACCACCCATCTCTGAAATCTCACAGTGCTTTAGAAAATACTTGGAAGTGGGGTAGTgattgtggggtgggggaggttagACTGCCCTGAAAAAGAGAGATTCTTAACCTGCGTGTGAGAAATGTGAAGGCAAAGACAGTTTCTCGAAGACTGTAAAAGGTATTGTCAGCAGTGATTCCTGTGACGAGTGGAAGTGATGGGTGAGGACGATCCATCCACCTGGTTCTCTTAACTCTTGGAACTGAACTACCGTGAGCCTGTACTACACAGAGCACATGGAAGTTAACGTTTTAGGCTGTCGAGCAAGGACGAGATGTATGCTGAATGGAACCACAGGGCAGAGAGCAGCGACCGCGGAGCGGGGATAAAGTCCAAGAGCGCAAAGTTCACTCAACGTTAAGGAAAGAAGAGAGCTGTCCAGCAGCGGAATGGCGTCCCCTGAACCAGCGAGTTTCTGCCCTCCAGGCCGCACGCCTGCAGGAGGGTCCGGCGAGAGCTCTGGGCTCGAGCCTAAGACCCCAAAGATCCTTCCAAACCCGAGCCCCCGACTCCGAGGCCGGCCTTACCTCACAGAGCGTGAAGAGTCCGTAGGCCGCCAGCCACACGGTGCAGGTGACAGCGGTGAGCGAGCGCAACGAGATCCGAGGGCAGCTGAGGCAGAACTCTAGGCAGGAAGGGGAGTAGTATCGGCGGTGCAAGGCCAGACGGCCGCCGCAGATATCTGAGAAGCTCCGCTCGTCCTCCATGGCCGGTTCGCCGGCCCCAGGCCCAGCCATGCCGCGCCGCTCTAGCGCGCCCCCCAGCGTCCTCTCGCTGGTTCTGGACTCACTTCCCCACCGCGGAGTTGGCCACGCCCCTCCTCTGGCGGCGCGCAGCCGCAGTTCGGCGCGGACGGCGGCGAAGGCTCTTGAGGGGTTGTCTTTTCACGCCTTTCGCGGCCAGGATTCTAAGTGTATATACCACCGAGATTCGTAGGGGGTGCCAGCGCCTGAGCGGACAGATGAAAACCATTATTAACGTGCTTTCCACTCGacaaactgatttttatttaaaagctagAGTATGTCCCCCAGGAGGCAGTCAGCAGGTATTCGTTCataccattcatttattcattcatttcggTGCCAGGCCATTTTAAGTGCTGAAGGTACAGAGGTGAACAGGATCGACAAGGTCCCTGGCTTCAAGCAGCTCCCTTCCTATTgagaaacaataaagaaataattccagaGAGTACTGTTGCAGTAATATGACCTGCAGGGGTGGCTTGGGAGTCAGGAAAGTCTCAGAGAAAATAAACCAGAGCTGCAAGGATATGGAGCCAGACTAGTCTCTGGGAACTCTGGAGGAGGAATTTGCCTGGAAGGAAGACCTTGGAGGAATCAATAGGTCAGAGAGGCGAATGCGTGGGAAATGCAGTTGGAAGTTGGGGAAGTAGGGAGGGGTCAGAACCAGGAGAGTCTGGTAAGGAGATTGGATTTCATTGCCTATTTTTCTCTCCCAGACCACTAAGTGGAGCAGTGAGTAGGCGGACACGTCCTGGCTGGAAGGGTTAGCAAGAGTGGAGGATGCAGAAGGTAtggataataaaattattaaactcaTGAGTAATAGAGACCTGTGGTGtggattcccttttcttttttacttgagATGTGGCCCAAGAGTGCCTGTGTGGCCCATTAAAAGAATTATGGCGCTTCAGCCCTGGGGCACCATTGTGTATTAAAGAATTTGTGTATAAAGAGAATGGTATAAAGGTCTCATAAACTTGTGTCCTGATGAAAGTCAggttcagtttctccatcttcatccaggattttgttttcctttttcttcaagcattattttgtttttccaattttatCTCTGTATAGTTAATCTTACCAAGCAATACACCcctttcatttttgtaaatatcATGTTATGTCTTTTATAATGGTAAAAGTGATGTTTgcttattatgaaaaatttgaacaatacagaaaagaagagaggcttccctggtagtccagtggctaa
This sequence is a window from Odocoileus virginianus isolate 20LAN1187 ecotype Illinois chromosome 6, Ovbor_1.2, whole genome shotgun sequence. Protein-coding genes within it:
- the PIGH gene encoding phosphatidylinositol N-acetylglucosaminyltransferase subunit H isoform X2, yielding MAGPGAGEPAMEDERSFSDICGGRLALHRRYYSPSCLEFCLSCPRISLRSLTAVTCTVWLAAYGLFTLCENSMILSAAIFITLLGLLGYLHFVKIDHETLLIIDSLGIQMTSSYASGKESTTFIEMGKVKDVIINEAIYMKVIYYLCILLKDPVEPHGISQVVPLFQSAKPRLDCLIEVYRSCQEILAHQKATSTNPFRKPVLSSKGDDS
- the PIGH gene encoding phosphatidylinositol N-acetylglucosaminyltransferase subunit H isoform X1, encoding MAGPGAGEPAMEDERSFSDICGGRLALHRRYYSPSCLEFCLSCPRISLRSLTAVTCTVWLAAYGLFTLCENSMILSAAIFITLLGLLGYLHFVKIDHETLLIIDSLGIQMTSSYASGKESTTFIEMGKVKDVIINEAIYMQKVIYYLCILLKDPVEPHGISQVVPLFQSAKPRLDCLIEVYRSCQEILAHQKATSTNPFRKPVLSSKGDDS